One window of Bacteroides sp. AN502(2024) genomic DNA carries:
- a CDS encoding RagB/SusD family nutrient uptake outer membrane protein, protein MTMRKYIILYTGLLLSVSGCSLLELDESTGLDREEAYSYFSNVKGLATYVYSQLPGDLGVLNGALRESATDNSVYVWSDNNVHDFYNNAWSPSNAVDNMWSKCYGAIRSVNSFLENYSQEKLERFRWNDTYEEDIAKATMYREELRVLRAFYLFELAKRYGDIPLLTRTYTLDEINGVEKSSFNDVIKYICDECNDAARTLPVSHQDFWAETGRVTKGTALALKSRALLYAASLLHNPSRDADKWKAAADAAYAIIKENWYSLPKTNADPLYDKNGGNDVLKSPQLIFERRNGESFDFEANNLPISYEKGNTGNVPTQNLVDAFQMTDGKDFDWEHITPGQNPYEGRDPRFYKTVLCNGDTWMNSTIQSYEGGKDGAGKAGATTTGYYLKKYMNETVSLSPSNEKKKPHHFIIFRYAEILLNYAEAMDAWKDADYKDNDHPLSAREALNQVRAAADMPAITTNGEAFTESIRRERRVELAFEDHRFWDIRRWKIGDKTKAIYCIKITMENGLPVYKKELLETRNWDDKMYLYPIPQAEYYKNPNLGQNKGW, encoded by the coding sequence ATGACCATGAGAAAATATATCATACTATATACAGGTTTGCTGCTATCTGTATCGGGGTGTAGTTTGCTCGAACTGGACGAATCGACAGGCTTGGACAGGGAAGAGGCCTATTCCTACTTTAGCAATGTGAAAGGTTTGGCTACCTATGTTTATAGCCAGTTGCCCGGAGATCTCGGAGTGCTCAATGGTGCTTTGAGGGAGTCTGCGACGGATAATTCTGTTTATGTCTGGAGTGATAATAATGTTCACGACTTTTATAACAATGCCTGGAGTCCCAGCAATGCGGTCGATAATATGTGGTCGAAATGCTACGGAGCCATCCGTTCCGTCAATTCATTTCTTGAAAACTATTCACAGGAAAAATTGGAGCGTTTCCGCTGGAACGATACGTATGAAGAAGACATTGCCAAGGCTACCATGTATCGTGAAGAGTTACGGGTGTTGCGGGCTTTCTATCTGTTTGAACTGGCTAAACGGTACGGTGATATTCCGCTCTTGACACGCACGTATACATTGGATGAAATTAACGGTGTGGAAAAGAGTTCTTTCAATGACGTGATAAAGTATATCTGCGACGAATGTAATGATGCGGCCAGGACACTGCCTGTCAGTCATCAAGACTTTTGGGCGGAGACGGGGCGTGTGACTAAAGGTACAGCGTTGGCATTGAAATCCCGCGCTCTGCTTTATGCGGCGAGTTTGTTGCATAATCCCTCCCGGGATGCCGATAAATGGAAAGCGGCTGCCGATGCGGCTTATGCTATCATAAAAGAGAATTGGTACAGCTTGCCGAAGACGAATGCCGATCCTCTGTATGACAAGAATGGTGGAAACGATGTATTGAAATCTCCGCAATTGATTTTTGAACGTAGAAATGGGGAAAGCTTTGATTTTGAAGCAAACAATTTACCTATCAGTTATGAAAAGGGTAATACGGGCAACGTGCCCACCCAGAATTTGGTGGATGCCTTCCAGATGACTGATGGAAAAGACTTTGACTGGGAACACATTACACCAGGGCAGAATCCGTATGAAGGCAGGGACCCGAGATTTTATAAAACAGTGCTTTGTAACGGTGATACATGGATGAACTCGACCATCCAGTCTTATGAAGGAGGAAAAGACGGTGCCGGAAAAGCCGGAGCAACTACCACAGGTTATTATTTGAAGAAGTATATGAATGAGACTGTCTCTCTATCTCCTTCCAATGAGAAAAAGAAACCGCATCATTTTATTATATTCCGTTATGCGGAGATTCTCTTGAACTATGCGGAAGCAATGGATGCTTGGAAAGACGCCGATTATAAGGATAATGATCATCCGCTGTCTGCACGTGAGGCACTGAATCAGGTGCGTGCTGCTGCCGATATGCCTGCCATTACAACAAACGGCGAGGCGTTTACGGAAAGTATTCGTCGTGAAAGACGAGTGGAACTTGCATTCGAAGACCATAGGTTCTGGGATATCCGCCGTTGGAAGATCGGTGATAAAACCAAAGCTATTTACTGTATCAAGATCACCATGGAAAACGGCTTGCCCGTTTATAAGAAAGAATTGCTTGAAACACGTAATTGGGATGATAAGATGTACTTATATCCTATACCACAGGCAGAGTATTATAAGAATCCTAATTTAGGTCAGAATAAAGGCTGGTAA
- a CDS encoding RagB/SusD family nutrient uptake outer membrane protein, translated as MKNYKKYIGCLFLFVLTLIGCEDLKFGEKFLDKPISNEQNIDSVFNKKVYAEQALAETYHSLPDYLPMQGRLGYGVLEMLTDLGDWTKKGAPKFYTGTVDGTNAYQEHLPYRLDVASTTIGVGPIYGIRKAYIYIENVDRVSDMTADEKAIGKAEAQVIIAYHYSQMLRYYGGMPWIDHAYTAEDAMKFPRMTVEETVQKIVGLLDAAAAVLPWQVDADHDGHMTAASALALKSRVLQFVASPLFNADKPYLEGDASSQFLTWYGNYSPDRWQKALDAGLEFMRANKKNSDAYQLVNTGNPRDDFAAGYFNRHNGEVLISSRRFTTYATGKLPFAQVRYGVASPTLTYVDMFQMKDGTEFDWNNPDHHKFPFFDKDGNPRRDIRLYETVAVNGDKFTGAQKVQIYQGATQSPYKDGRMSYNGLAMRKFIRNFKDEVNGKFYSCPLIRLPEVYLNIAEAMNELNKAEVRDEFGNTAYDYLNKTRLRAGMPAISSADVPAGKPLREAILRERAIEFGYEEVRYFDLVRWKRADIFTRQLSRLIIKKAPGEPSGFSYTISHAMAETRQYAKPEKWSDKYFLLPLPVDEINKKYGLIQNPGW; from the coding sequence ATGAAAAACTATAAAAAGTATATAGGCTGTCTTTTTCTCTTTGTATTGACACTGATAGGGTGTGAAGATCTTAAGTTTGGAGAGAAATTCCTGGATAAGCCGATAAGTAACGAACAGAATATCGATTCTGTTTTTAACAAAAAGGTATATGCTGAGCAGGCGTTGGCGGAAACTTATCATTCTCTGCCGGATTATCTGCCGATGCAAGGACGCCTGGGATATGGTGTCTTGGAAATGCTTACCGATCTGGGTGACTGGACGAAAAAGGGGGCACCTAAATTTTATACAGGAACGGTGGACGGAACAAATGCCTATCAGGAACATCTTCCATATCGGTTGGATGTTGCCAGTACTACAATCGGAGTAGGACCGATTTATGGTATCCGGAAAGCCTATATCTACATTGAAAATGTGGATAGAGTGTCGGACATGACTGCGGATGAGAAAGCGATAGGAAAAGCGGAAGCACAAGTAATCATTGCCTATCATTATTCTCAAATGCTCCGTTATTATGGCGGTATGCCGTGGATAGACCATGCATATACGGCAGAAGATGCGATGAAATTTCCTCGTATGACAGTGGAAGAAACTGTACAGAAGATCGTTGGACTATTGGATGCGGCAGCCGCTGTACTGCCTTGGCAGGTGGATGCAGATCATGACGGACACATGACGGCTGCTTCTGCTTTAGCGTTAAAGTCCAGAGTGCTTCAGTTTGTAGCGAGTCCTTTATTTAATGCTGATAAACCTTATCTGGAAGGAGACGCTTCGTCTCAATTCCTTACTTGGTATGGCAACTATTCACCGGACAGATGGCAGAAGGCGTTGGATGCCGGATTAGAGTTCATGCGGGCTAATAAAAAGAACTCGGACGCATATCAGCTGGTGAATACAGGTAATCCCCGCGATGATTTTGCAGCAGGATATTTCAATCGTCATAACGGTGAAGTCTTGATTTCTTCCAGAAGATTCACCACTTATGCTACGGGAAAGCTTCCGTTTGCCCAAGTACGTTACGGGGTCGCTTCTCCTACATTGACCTATGTCGATATGTTTCAGATGAAAGATGGAACGGAATTCGACTGGAACAATCCGGATCATCATAAATTCCCCTTCTTTGATAAGGACGGAAACCCCAGAAGGGATATCCGCCTGTATGAAACAGTGGCAGTGAATGGAGATAAGTTTACGGGTGCTCAAAAAGTGCAGATTTATCAAGGAGCCACCCAGTCGCCTTATAAAGACGGACGAATGAGCTACAATGGGCTTGCCATGAGAAAATTTATACGGAACTTCAAAGATGAAGTGAATGGTAAATTTTATTCTTGCCCGTTGATTCGCCTTCCGGAGGTTTACCTGAATATAGCCGAAGCGATGAACGAATTGAATAAGGCGGAAGTCCGTGATGAGTTTGGCAATACTGCTTATGATTATTTGAATAAAACCAGACTGCGTGCAGGTATGCCTGCGATTTCGTCAGCAGATGTGCCGGCCGGCAAACCGTTGCGTGAAGCGATATTACGCGAAAGAGCCATTGAGTTCGGCTATGAAGAAGTACGTTATTTCGATCTGGTACGTTGGAAACGCGCAGATATATTTACTAGACAATTATCACGTCTGATTATAAAAAAAGCGCCCGGTGAGCCAAGCGGCTTTTCTTATACCATATCTCATGCAATGGCGGAAACACGCCAGTATGCGAAACCTGAGAAGTGGAGCGACAAGTATTTCCTGTTACCTCTGCCTGTAGATGAGATAAACAAGAAATACGGATTGATTCAGAATCCGGGTTGGTAA
- a CDS encoding RNA polymerase subunit sigma-70: protein MFRLFKTLYPDFWGRQIKGDYIECLTTDVSKALRIALLIKSCIKSFDVTENKHTKGFQMYGVRMAIGVGDMRIVDREQGIMDGEAIYLSGRNLEKLGTPNKGTLLIVIENERLSASLKTVGTLTNALINNCTKRQSEVVYYKLLSMKEVDIAKK from the coding sequence TTGTTTCGATTATTTAAAACATTATATCCGGATTTCTGGGGCAGACAGATTAAAGGTGATTATATTGAGTGCTTGACTACGGATGTGTCAAAAGCTCTCCGTATAGCTTTACTGATAAAATCCTGCATTAAATCATTCGATGTAACAGAAAACAAACATACAAAAGGTTTTCAGATGTATGGGGTGCGTATGGCAATAGGCGTCGGAGATATGCGAATTGTAGACCGGGAACAGGGAATCATGGATGGAGAAGCCATATACCTTTCGGGACGGAACCTTGAAAAGCTTGGAACTCCCAATAAAGGAACATTGTTAATTGTCATCGAGAATGAGAGGCTATCCGCATCGCTTAAAACTGTAGGCACTCTTACAAATGCTTTGATAAATAACTGCACTAAACGGCAGAGCGAAGTCGTATATTACAAGCTGTTGTCCATGAAAGAAGTAGATATTGCAAAAAAATAG
- a CDS encoding ATP-binding protein: protein MLHRKITKRIEEYLSSDSDRMLLIDGARQIGKSYIVRHVGEKMFSNYIEINMEEDKLGDRIFAEAKTTKDFYMALSVVAGDKMKEKENTLVFIDEIQAYDHLLTLVKFLMKEKRFTYIASGSLLGVTLKNTQSVPVGSLDVQHMYPMDFEEFLYANGVGEVAIDAMRESFKNSQALSDTMHDKMMDLFRKYLLVGGLPKAVEIFVESRNVVEFRSIQKEAHDLYGVDASKYEEEHDKKLKIRRIFDMIPSNLENKKKRVVIKDIEDKKWKRTNDYLDEFDYLISAGIALEVKAISTPAYPLIENSGKNLLKLYLNDAGILSGIFYRNNIKAVMSDIKSINLGSVYETVVAQELKAHGYDLYYYDNKKNGEVDYLIDDADNLSNIPIEVKSGKDYTVHSALDKFMSNDEYNIKKAYVLSNEQKVYIENGIIYMPIYYVMFFQNISNVVEEFLD from the coding sequence ATGTTACACAGAAAAATCACAAAACGGATTGAAGAATATCTCTCATCAGATTCTGATAGGATGCTGTTGATTGATGGTGCCCGACAGATAGGTAAGTCATACATTGTCCGCCATGTGGGAGAAAAGATGTTCTCTAACTATATTGAAATAAATATGGAAGAGGATAAATTGGGTGACCGAATTTTCGCAGAAGCTAAAACCACAAAGGATTTCTATATGGCTTTGAGTGTTGTTGCAGGCGACAAAATGAAGGAAAAGGAAAATACCCTTGTGTTCATTGATGAGATACAAGCCTACGACCATCTTCTTACTCTTGTTAAGTTTTTGATGAAAGAGAAGAGATTTACCTATATTGCTAGTGGCTCTCTGCTTGGAGTGACATTGAAGAATACACAATCTGTTCCTGTCGGAAGTTTGGATGTACAACATATGTATCCAATGGATTTTGAAGAGTTTCTATATGCTAATGGTGTAGGAGAAGTTGCTATTGACGCTATGAGAGAGAGTTTCAAGAACAGTCAGGCATTGTCTGATACGATGCATGATAAGATGATGGATCTCTTTAGGAAATATTTATTGGTTGGCGGTCTGCCAAAGGCCGTTGAGATATTCGTAGAGAGTCGTAATGTGGTTGAATTCCGTTCTATTCAGAAAGAGGCTCACGATTTATACGGTGTTGACGCTTCTAAATATGAGGAAGAACATGATAAAAAATTGAAAATACGCCGTATTTTCGATATGATACCATCAAACCTTGAAAATAAAAAGAAAAGGGTTGTCATTAAGGATATTGAGGATAAGAAATGGAAAAGAACTAATGACTATTTGGATGAGTTTGACTACCTCATTTCTGCGGGTATAGCATTGGAAGTAAAGGCAATCAGTACCCCTGCATATCCTTTGATAGAGAATAGCGGTAAGAACCTGTTAAAACTCTATTTGAATGATGCAGGCATCTTATCGGGAATATTCTATCGCAATAATATCAAGGCTGTGATGTCGGATATAAAGAGTATAAACCTCGGCTCAGTCTATGAGACTGTGGTGGCTCAGGAGTTAAAGGCTCACGGATATGATTTATATTACTACGATAACAAGAAAAACGGAGAGGTTGACTATTTAATAGATGATGCAGACAACTTGTCAAATATTCCCATTGAGGTGAAGTCAGGCAAAGATTATACAGTTCATAGTGCATTGGATAAATTCATGTCAAATGATGAGTATAATATTAAAAAGGCTTATGTATTATCGAATGAGCAGAAAGTCTATATAGAGAATGGGATTATATATATGCCTATTTACTATGTTATGTTCTTCCAGAACATTTCCAATGTGGTAGAGGAATTCTTAGACTAG
- a CDS encoding Ig-like domain-containing protein: MRKIFFLLLLSLICISNICAETVYMTVGDTKTLSPTVLPTKVLAGQPAWTSSRPNDVKIVSTTMYSCKIEAVKSFSGYATIHCLYYYRELDPTTGQYIYQRSGYVDYNVFVEETEIKSIEISPTNIALNYGETYRMSVTILPSNAKQNVTWSSSNSSVAFVNSNNILGANGYGTAIVTATASNGLSASCTVTVKKEGSGSENSGDNNGDNAQSSTNYDEVDYYYQISKRRMDALRNKAIQQHNKK; the protein is encoded by the coding sequence ATGAGAAAAATCTTCTTTTTATTATTGCTTTCATTGATCTGTATTTCAAATATATGCGCAGAAACAGTTTATATGACAGTTGGAGATACAAAAACGCTTTCTCCAACTGTCTTGCCAACAAAAGTGCTTGCGGGGCAACCAGCATGGACTTCCTCTCGACCGAATGATGTTAAGATTGTTTCAACAACTATGTACTCTTGCAAGATAGAAGCCGTTAAGTCATTTAGCGGATACGCTACCATACACTGCTTGTATTATTATAGAGAACTGGACCCAACTACAGGACAATATATATATCAACGCTCCGGTTACGTTGATTATAATGTGTTTGTTGAAGAAACGGAGATTAAAAGTATAGAAATTAGTCCTACTAATATCGCACTGAATTATGGCGAAACTTATAGAATGAGCGTTACAATTTTACCTTCTAATGCAAAGCAAAATGTAACTTGGTCGTCGTCCAATTCTTCCGTTGCATTTGTTAATTCCAATAATATTCTTGGAGCTAATGGATACGGCACTGCTATAGTGACTGCAACTGCAAGTAACGGGCTTAGTGCTTCTTGCACCGTAACAGTAAAGAAGGAGGGAAGTGGTAGTGAAAATAGTGGTGACAATAATGGTGATAATGCGCAAAGCAGCACTAATTATGACGAAGTGGACTATTATTACCAAATTTCAAAAAGGAGAATGGATGCACTTCGAAATAAAGCTATACAACAACATAATAAAAAATGA
- a CDS encoding SusC/RagA family TonB-linked outer membrane protein, translating into MIMNKSLYIMAFSLVFATTGIAQNNEGQDKVIDLGTQTTTELRKTQAVSTIYSDELDKNATTSPYNAIYGLLPGLNVMQNTSWGTDKSRLNVRGRGSLNGDTPLFVVDGFARPLEYINLSEIESISVLKDGAATALWGGRGANGVVLITTKRGIYNKKDIKVDYKFGLGLPVNQPEFADAYTYAKARNEALRYDGLQPDMDEASFLPGANSDLYPNVDWQEEALRNHTTSHQLDLTFRGGGERLRYFSVLNYKNDMGLLNSKYTDYTDRYNSQMKKYFLNLRMNLDVDITDATKLKLSMLGMLRESKRPTTSEATLFEQIFNTPSAAFPVQTQNGFWGSNNVLKTNPIANLADVGYYKLNQRMLQADLRLVQDLSVLTRGLSAELAIAYDNNATYQETAKKSFMYQTIEKGTDGEPVYTNYGNPNDELEISNKGLANQYIHANFEAKVNYHRTWNKHDFTASAMFRQESMTLTGANNSRYRQYIIGTAGYNFDNRYMVDIVANCFGSSVLGKNDKYRAYPAISASWILSNENFMKEVSAFDYLKLRASYGRSGYDIYDYDMDKQYWIGSGSYYFQAGNTSAGSSLKEGVLAMEQLDLEVADKYNIGLDMSLFKGLTFSIDGFYDKRTNILIDGSGLISSAIGVTIPQMNAGKVETKGTELSAMWKKEYKDFNYYIGANFSYAKSKVIENGEGYQPYGYLSKKGYPIGQCFGWEAIGYFRDEADIKSSPVQKFSEVRPGDVKYRDLNGDNVIDNNDQKAIGYSTAIPEIYYGINLGFEYKGFGVDALFQGVGHYSVMLNTASVYWPLRNNTNISSWYLNDRIRWTEETKDIANVPRLTTLDNANNFRNSTQWLENGSYFKLRNLNVYYNLPSSWVKKMKMEKIQVYARANNLFSLDHVKYMNCEDLKINYPDMVSVYFGLNINF; encoded by the coding sequence ATGATTATGAATAAATCACTTTATATCATGGCTTTCTCGTTGGTATTTGCCACTACGGGTATAGCACAAAATAATGAAGGACAAGATAAGGTAATCGATTTGGGCACGCAGACGACAACCGAATTACGGAAGACACAGGCTGTATCTACCATTTATTCGGATGAATTAGATAAAAATGCCACCACTAGTCCTTACAATGCCATTTATGGTCTGTTACCGGGATTGAATGTGATGCAGAACACCAGTTGGGGAACAGATAAATCTCGTCTTAACGTGCGGGGGCGCGGTTCTCTGAATGGAGATACACCTTTATTTGTAGTAGACGGTTTTGCACGGCCTCTTGAATATATCAACCTTTCGGAGATAGAATCGATATCTGTTTTGAAAGACGGTGCTGCTACTGCTCTCTGGGGAGGTAGAGGTGCTAACGGAGTAGTATTGATAACTACCAAACGCGGTATATATAACAAGAAAGATATCAAAGTAGATTACAAGTTCGGTTTAGGCTTGCCTGTTAATCAGCCGGAATTTGCCGATGCTTATACCTATGCCAAAGCCCGTAATGAAGCGTTGAGATACGATGGCTTGCAACCGGATATGGATGAGGCCTCTTTCCTGCCCGGAGCCAATAGCGATCTTTATCCGAATGTGGACTGGCAGGAAGAAGCGTTACGCAATCATACGACCAGTCATCAACTGGACCTTACTTTCCGCGGAGGTGGAGAGCGGCTTCGTTATTTCAGTGTCCTCAATTACAAAAATGATATGGGACTGCTGAATAGCAAGTATACCGATTATACGGATCGTTATAATTCCCAGATGAAGAAATACTTCCTCAATCTTCGTATGAATCTGGATGTGGATATCACAGACGCGACGAAATTGAAATTGAGTATGCTCGGTATGCTGCGAGAAAGCAAGCGTCCCACCACATCGGAAGCGACTTTGTTTGAACAGATTTTCAACACCCCGTCTGCTGCATTTCCCGTACAGACACAGAATGGATTCTGGGGTAGTAACAATGTGCTGAAAACAAACCCGATAGCCAATCTGGCGGACGTAGGCTATTATAAACTGAATCAGCGTATGTTGCAGGCGGACTTGCGGTTGGTGCAGGACTTGTCTGTATTGACTCGCGGATTGAGTGCGGAACTCGCCATTGCTTATGATAATAACGCGACCTATCAGGAAACAGCCAAGAAAAGTTTTATGTACCAGACCATTGAAAAAGGTACAGACGGAGAGCCGGTTTATACAAACTACGGTAATCCTAACGATGAACTGGAAATCAGCAATAAAGGTTTGGCCAATCAATACATACACGCCAATTTTGAAGCGAAGGTCAATTATCACCGGACATGGAATAAACATGATTTTACGGCCAGTGCTATGTTCCGCCAGGAATCAATGACGTTGACAGGAGCTAATAACAGTCGTTACCGTCAATACATCATCGGAACCGCAGGTTATAATTTTGACAACCGTTATATGGTGGATATCGTAGCCAACTGTTTTGGCAGCAGTGTGTTGGGGAAGAACGACAAGTATCGTGCATATCCCGCCATATCTGCCTCCTGGATACTTTCGAACGAGAATTTCATGAAAGAAGTTTCTGCTTTCGATTATCTGAAACTTCGCGCTTCTTACGGACGCTCCGGATATGATATTTATGATTATGACATGGATAAGCAGTATTGGATAGGAAGCGGTTCTTACTATTTTCAGGCCGGAAATACTTCTGCCGGAAGCAGTCTGAAGGAAGGAGTGCTTGCCATGGAACAACTGGACCTGGAAGTTGCGGATAAATATAATATCGGTTTGGATATGAGCCTGTTCAAGGGACTGACTTTTTCTATTGACGGTTTTTATGACAAGCGTACCAATATCCTGATTGACGGAAGTGGTCTGATTTCATCTGCAATCGGTGTTACTATTCCCCAAATGAATGCAGGGAAAGTGGAAACAAAAGGAACGGAACTCTCTGCTATGTGGAAAAAGGAATACAAGGACTTCAACTACTATATCGGAGCCAACTTCTCCTATGCCAAAAGTAAAGTCATAGAAAATGGTGAGGGATATCAGCCGTATGGCTATTTGTCTAAAAAAGGTTACCCTATCGGACAATGTTTTGGTTGGGAGGCTATCGGTTATTTCAGAGATGAGGCGGACATTAAGAGCAGTCCGGTACAGAAATTCTCGGAAGTACGTCCGGGTGATGTCAAGTACAGGGATCTGAATGGTGATAACGTGATTGACAACAATGACCAGAAGGCGATAGGATATTCCACTGCCATACCGGAGATTTATTATGGCATTAACTTGGGATTTGAATATAAAGGTTTCGGCGTGGATGCTTTGTTCCAAGGAGTAGGCCATTATAGTGTGATGTTGAATACCGCTAGCGTATATTGGCCGTTGAGGAACAACACGAATATTTCCAGCTGGTATCTGAACGATAGAATCCGCTGGACGGAAGAAACGAAAGATATCGCCAATGTTCCCCGCCTGACCACGCTGGATAATGCCAATAACTTTAGAAACAGTACACAGTGGTTGGAAAACGGGAGCTATTTCAAACTTCGCAACTTGAATGTTTACTATAACCTTCCTTCCTCTTGGGTGAAGAAAATGAAAATGGAAAAGATTCAGGTATATGCGAGAGCTAATAATCTTTTTTCGCTCGATCATGTGAAGTATATGAACTGTGAGGATCTGAAAATCAATTATCCGGATATGGTTTCCGTTTATTTCGGGTTGAATATTAACTTTTAA